A region of Salvelinus alpinus chromosome 6, SLU_Salpinus.1, whole genome shotgun sequence DNA encodes the following proteins:
- the LOC139578610 gene encoding regulator of G-protein signaling 21-like isoform X1 encodes MDRKLFCCFCRAPKPPSDEVVSWRQSLKKLLECKTGQLAFREFLKTEYSEENILFWLVCEEYKTITSNTEMAEAAKRIYTEFVQVDAPRQINIDCETRQEITNSMSQPTLSCFDKAQRVIYKLMKKDSYPRFLKSEIYQALLEPSDAS; translated from the exons ATGGACAGGAA GCTTTTTTGTTGTTTCTGTAGGGCCCCCAAGCCCCCGAGCGATGAAGTTGTGTCATGGCGACAGTCCCTCAAAAAACTTCTGGAGTGTAAAA CAGGGCAGTTGGCCTTCAGAGAGTTCCTGAAGACAGAGTACAGCGAGGAGAACATCTTGTTCTGGCTGGTCTGTGAGGAGTACAAGACCATCACCTCCAACACTGAGATGGCTGAAGCAGCGAAGAGAATCTACACAGAGTTTGTACAGGTCGACGCCCCCAGACAG ATAAACATCGACTGTGAGACCAGGCAGGAGATTACAAACAGCATGTCTCAGCCGACCCTGAGCTGCTTCGACAAGGCACAGAGAGTGATATACAAGCTGATGAAAAAGGACAGTTATCCCAGATTCCTGAAATCTGAAATCTATCAGGCTCTTTTAGAACCATCAGACGCCAGCTGA
- the LOC139578610 gene encoding regulator of G-protein signaling 21-like isoform X2, which produces MDRKAPKPPSDEVVSWRQSLKKLLECKTGQLAFREFLKTEYSEENILFWLVCEEYKTITSNTEMAEAAKRIYTEFVQVDAPRQINIDCETRQEITNSMSQPTLSCFDKAQRVIYKLMKKDSYPRFLKSEIYQALLEPSDAS; this is translated from the exons ATGGACAGGAA GGCCCCCAAGCCCCCGAGCGATGAAGTTGTGTCATGGCGACAGTCCCTCAAAAAACTTCTGGAGTGTAAAA CAGGGCAGTTGGCCTTCAGAGAGTTCCTGAAGACAGAGTACAGCGAGGAGAACATCTTGTTCTGGCTGGTCTGTGAGGAGTACAAGACCATCACCTCCAACACTGAGATGGCTGAAGCAGCGAAGAGAATCTACACAGAGTTTGTACAGGTCGACGCCCCCAGACAG ATAAACATCGACTGTGAGACCAGGCAGGAGATTACAAACAGCATGTCTCAGCCGACCCTGAGCTGCTTCGACAAGGCACAGAGAGTGATATACAAGCTGATGAAAAAGGACAGTTATCCCAGATTCCTGAAATCTGAAATCTATCAGGCTCTTTTAGAACCATCAGACGCCAGCTGA